A DNA window from Allokutzneria albata contains the following coding sequences:
- a CDS encoding ATP-dependent Clp protease ATP-binding subunit, producing MFERFTDRARRVVVLAQEEARMLNHNYIGTEHILLGLIHEGEGVAAKALESLGIALEGVRQQVEEIIGQGQQAPSGHIPFTPRAKKVLELSLREALQLGHNYIGTEHILLGLIREGEGVAAQVLVKLGADLNRVRQQVLQLLSGYQGKEPAESGGGRGEGTPSSSLVLDQFGRNLTSSAREGKLDPVIGREKEIERVMQVLSRRTKNNPVLIGEPGVGKTAVVEGLAQRIVKGEVPETLKDKQLYTLDLGSLVAGSRYRGDFEERLKKVLKEIKTRGDIILFIDEIHTLVGAGAAEGAIDAASILKPMLARGELQTIGATTLDEYRKYVEKDPALERRFQPIQVGEPSLEHTIEILKGLRDRYEAHHRVSITDSALVAAATLADRYINDRYLPDKAIDLIDEAGARMRIRRMTAPPDLREFDEKIADVRREKESAIDAQDFERAAKLRDSEKQLLGQKSEREKQWKAGDLDVVAEVDDEQIAEVLANWTGIPVFKLTEEETSRLLRMEDELHKRIIGQKEAVKAVSQAIRRTRAGLKDPKRPSGSFIFAGPSGVGKTELSKALANFLFGDDDALIQIDMGEFHDRYTASRLFGAPPGYVGYEEGGQLTEKVRRKPFSVVLFDEIEKAHQEVYNTLLQVLEDGRLTDGQGRTVDFKNTVIIFTSNLGTQDISKAVGLGFASSNTDGSNYERMKQKVHDELKKHFRPEFLNRIDDIIVFHQLTQDEIIQMVDLMINRVETQLRNKDMALELTPLAKKLLAKRGFDPVLGARPLRRTIQREIEDQLSEKILFGELAPGQIILGDVEEWDGEGSDDRARFVFRGESRGVTVPDAPPVDVVAEGDAE from the coding sequence ATGTTCGAAAGATTCACCGACCGCGCAAGGCGGGTGGTCGTCCTGGCTCAGGAAGAGGCCAGGATGCTGAACCACAACTACATCGGCACCGAGCACATCCTCTTGGGCTTGATCCACGAGGGTGAGGGTGTCGCCGCCAAGGCGTTGGAGTCGCTGGGTATCGCGCTCGAAGGGGTACGCCAGCAGGTCGAGGAGATCATCGGCCAGGGACAACAGGCCCCCAGTGGGCACATCCCCTTCACGCCTCGGGCGAAGAAGGTGCTCGAACTGTCGCTGCGCGAGGCGCTGCAGCTCGGCCACAACTACATCGGCACCGAGCACATCCTGCTCGGGCTGATCCGTGAGGGCGAGGGCGTCGCGGCGCAGGTGCTGGTCAAGCTTGGTGCTGACCTGAATCGCGTCCGCCAGCAGGTGCTCCAGCTGCTGTCGGGCTACCAGGGCAAGGAGCCCGCCGAGTCCGGCGGCGGCCGCGGCGAGGGCACCCCGTCCTCCTCGCTGGTCCTCGACCAGTTCGGCAGGAACCTGACCTCCTCCGCCCGCGAGGGCAAGCTCGACCCGGTCATCGGGCGCGAGAAGGAGATCGAGCGGGTCATGCAGGTGCTGTCCCGCCGCACCAAGAACAACCCCGTGCTGATCGGTGAGCCCGGTGTCGGCAAGACCGCCGTCGTCGAGGGCCTCGCTCAGCGCATCGTGAAGGGCGAGGTGCCCGAGACGCTGAAGGACAAGCAGCTCTACACGCTTGACCTCGGCTCCCTCGTGGCCGGCTCGCGCTACCGCGGTGACTTCGAGGAGCGCCTGAAGAAGGTGCTCAAGGAGATCAAGACCCGCGGCGACATCATCCTGTTCATCGACGAGATCCACACCCTGGTCGGCGCGGGCGCCGCCGAGGGCGCGATCGATGCGGCGAGCATCCTCAAGCCGATGCTGGCCCGCGGCGAGCTGCAGACGATCGGTGCGACCACCCTCGACGAGTACCGCAAGTACGTCGAGAAGGACCCCGCGCTGGAGCGCCGTTTCCAGCCGATCCAGGTGGGCGAGCCCTCGCTGGAGCACACGATCGAGATCCTCAAGGGGCTGCGGGACCGGTACGAGGCGCACCACCGCGTCTCGATCACCGACTCGGCGCTGGTGGCCGCCGCCACCCTGGCCGACCGGTACATCAACGACCGCTACCTGCCGGACAAGGCGATCGACCTGATCGACGAGGCCGGTGCCCGGATGCGGATCAGGCGGATGACGGCTCCGCCGGACCTGCGCGAGTTCGACGAGAAGATCGCCGACGTGCGCAGGGAGAAGGAGTCCGCGATCGACGCGCAGGACTTCGAGCGGGCCGCCAAGCTCCGCGACTCCGAGAAGCAGCTGCTCGGCCAGAAGTCGGAGCGGGAGAAGCAGTGGAAGGCCGGTGACCTGGACGTCGTCGCGGAGGTCGACGACGAGCAGATCGCCGAGGTGCTGGCCAACTGGACCGGTATCCCCGTCTTCAAGCTCACCGAGGAGGAGACCTCGCGTCTGCTCCGCATGGAGGACGAGCTGCACAAGCGGATCATCGGTCAGAAGGAGGCCGTCAAGGCGGTCTCCCAGGCGATCCGCCGCACCCGCGCCGGTCTGAAGGACCCGAAGCGCCCGTCCGGCTCGTTCATCTTCGCCGGCCCCTCGGGTGTCGGTAAGACCGAGCTGTCCAAGGCGCTGGCGAACTTCCTGTTCGGCGACGACGACGCGCTCATCCAGATCGACATGGGTGAGTTCCACGACCGCTACACCGCGTCGCGTCTGTTCGGTGCCCCTCCCGGCTACGTCGGGTACGAGGAGGGCGGGCAGCTCACCGAGAAGGTGCGCCGCAAGCCGTTCTCCGTCGTGCTCTTCGACGAGATCGAGAAGGCGCACCAGGAGGTGTACAACACGCTGCTCCAGGTGCTGGAGGACGGCCGCCTGACCGACGGTCAGGGCCGCACGGTGGACTTCAAGAACACCGTGATCATCTTCACCTCGAACCTGGGCACGCAGGACATCTCCAAGGCCGTCGGGCTCGGCTTCGCCAGCAGCAACACCGACGGCTCGAACTACGAGCGGATGAAGCAGAAGGTCCACGACGAGCTGAAGAAGCACTTCCGCCCGGAGTTCCTGAACCGGATCGACGACATCATCGTCTTCCACCAGCTCACCCAGGACGAGATCATCCAGATGGTGGATCTGATGATCAACCGGGTCGAGACCCAGCTCCGCAACAAGGACATGGCGCTGGAGCTCACCCCGCTGGCCAAGAAGCTGCTGGCCAAGCGCGGGTTCGACCCGGTGCTCGGTGCCCGGCCGCTGCGCAGGACCATCCAGCGCGAGATCGAGGACCAGCTGTCGGAGAAGATCCTGTTCGGCGAGCTGGCCCCCGGCCAGATCATCCTCGGCGACGTCGAGGAGTGGGACGGCGAGGGCTCGGACGACCGTGCCCGGTTCGTCTTCCGCGGTGAGTCCCGCGGGGTGACGGTTCCGGACGCGCCGCCGGTCGACGTCGTGGCCGAAGGCGACGCGGAGTAG
- a CDS encoding endonuclease/exonuclease/phosphatase family protein, with translation MRQQTTYPAYPVERPVERTRSTRGGAVVGFLLWLVAAPYFVLCLARLLGLDGSHWVLVAAVSLTPYALPLGAVLTAILLFTRRWIVGLVSLLLTVLLVTVVAPRTAAVARPNSSGPLLRVLSVNISMDHGDAATVVSLVRDRAVDLLSIQELTPGAEQALDAAGLAQVLPYRVFKPRPGAVGGGLASRFPLREKVVTRPTTAEHPAAVIDLPAGPDVEVVSVHPWYPVGPRGTEPWLRDLAGLPSPDGSRVPRILAGDFNASLDHSAFRGLLNQGYLDAAEQVGAGLTPTWPTDRRYVPAFVALDHVLVDNQNFVVESFGTAVVPGTDHHAVIAEVKLVRG, from the coding sequence GTGCGCCAGCAGACCACCTACCCCGCTTACCCGGTCGAACGACCGGTGGAGCGGACGCGGAGCACCCGGGGCGGCGCCGTCGTCGGGTTCCTGCTGTGGCTGGTGGCGGCGCCGTACTTCGTGCTGTGCCTCGCCCGGCTGCTCGGCCTGGACGGCAGTCACTGGGTGCTCGTGGCGGCGGTGTCGCTGACGCCCTACGCGTTGCCGCTGGGCGCCGTGCTCACCGCGATCCTGCTCTTCACCCGCAGGTGGATCGTCGGGCTGGTCTCGTTGCTGCTGACGGTTCTGCTCGTCACCGTCGTCGCGCCGCGCACCGCGGCGGTCGCGCGCCCCAACAGCTCCGGCCCGCTGCTTCGGGTGCTCAGCGTCAACATCTCGATGGACCACGGGGACGCCGCGACCGTGGTGAGCCTGGTGCGCGACCGCGCGGTGGACCTGCTGAGCATCCAGGAACTGACCCCCGGCGCGGAGCAGGCGCTCGACGCGGCGGGGCTCGCCCAGGTGCTGCCCTACCGGGTGTTCAAGCCGCGGCCGGGTGCGGTCGGCGGTGGACTGGCGTCACGGTTCCCGTTGCGGGAGAAGGTGGTCACGCGACCGACGACGGCGGAGCACCCCGCGGCCGTCATCGACCTGCCTGCCGGGCCGGACGTGGAGGTCGTCTCGGTGCACCCGTGGTACCCCGTCGGGCCGAGGGGAACGGAGCCGTGGTTGCGGGACCTCGCCGGGCTGCCGAGCCCGGACGGCTCCAGGGTGCCCAGAATCCTGGCCGGGGACTTCAACGCGTCGCTGGACCACTCGGCCTTCCGCGGCCTGCTCAACCAGGGCTACCTCGACGCGGCGGAGCAGGTCGGGGCGGGACTGACCCCGACCTGGCCCACCGACAGGCGGTACGTGCCCGCCTTCGTCGCGCTCGACCACGTCCTGGTGGACAACCAGAACTTCGTGGTCGAGTCCTTCGGCACGGCGGTGGTGCCCGGGACGGATCACCACGCCGTCATCGCCGAGGTCAAACTCGTCCGCGGCTGA
- a CDS encoding SIR2 family NAD-dependent protein deacylase — protein sequence MTEALERAAALLAEAEALLICAGAGMGVDSSLPDFRGDEGFWRAYPPYARLGLRFEELADPVHFAADPELAWGFYGHRLKLYRETVPHAGFEILRRWGSALPGGVRVFTSNVDGQFQRAGFTEDQIAECHGSIHHLQCVFPCSRRISPADGIEVEVDPETMRAVPPLPECPDCGELERPNILMFGDSTWVPDRSQAQLDALNAWRRGLHGERLVVVELGAGQAVPTVRRYAELASAASQALIRINPREPEVRHGRGISIPMPALAALTEIDALRSPLHNC from the coding sequence ATGACTGAAGCTCTGGAGCGCGCCGCCGCCCTGCTCGCCGAGGCCGAAGCGTTGTTGATCTGCGCAGGCGCGGGCATGGGCGTGGACAGCAGCCTGCCCGACTTCCGCGGTGACGAGGGCTTCTGGCGCGCCTACCCGCCTTACGCCCGGCTCGGCCTGCGCTTCGAGGAGCTGGCCGATCCGGTGCACTTCGCCGCCGATCCCGAGCTCGCGTGGGGCTTCTACGGGCACCGGCTGAAGCTCTACCGCGAGACGGTCCCGCACGCGGGCTTCGAGATCCTGCGGCGGTGGGGTTCCGCGCTGCCCGGCGGCGTGCGCGTCTTCACGTCCAATGTGGACGGTCAGTTCCAGCGCGCGGGCTTCACCGAGGACCAGATCGCCGAGTGCCACGGCTCGATCCACCACCTGCAGTGCGTGTTCCCGTGCTCGCGGCGGATCAGCCCGGCCGACGGGATCGAGGTGGAGGTCGATCCGGAGACCATGCGCGCGGTGCCGCCGCTGCCGGAGTGTCCGGACTGCGGCGAGCTGGAGCGGCCCAACATCCTGATGTTCGGCGACTCCACCTGGGTGCCCGATCGCAGCCAGGCGCAGCTCGACGCGCTGAACGCCTGGCGCCGGGGGCTGCACGGCGAACGGCTCGTCGTCGTCGAACTCGGCGCCGGCCAGGCCGTGCCCACGGTGCGGCGCTACGCGGAACTGGCGAGCGCGGCCTCACAGGCGCTGATCCGGATCAACCCGCGCGAGCCCGAGGTCCGGCACGGCCGTGGCATCTCGATCCCGATGCCGGCACTCGCCGCGCTCACCGAAATCGACGCGCTCCGCTCACCGCTTCACAATTGCTGA
- a CDS encoding antibiotic biosynthesis monooxygenase family protein has translation MAVVKINAIEVPEGAGPELEKRFAARLGAVDSSPGFLGFELLRPVAGESRYFIVTHWETDEDFRNWMGGSAKEAHAGERAKPVASGSSLLEFEVVLGSKPKND, from the coding sequence ATGGCCGTTGTGAAGATCAACGCGATCGAGGTCCCCGAGGGCGCGGGCCCCGAGCTGGAGAAGCGCTTCGCCGCACGGCTGGGCGCGGTGGACAGCTCCCCCGGCTTCCTGGGCTTCGAGCTGCTGCGCCCGGTGGCCGGCGAGAGCCGTTACTTCATCGTCACGCACTGGGAGACCGACGAGGACTTCCGCAACTGGATGGGCGGCTCCGCGAAGGAGGCGCACGCGGGCGAGCGCGCGAAGCCTGTCGCGTCCGGGTCCAGCCTGCTGGAGTTCGAGGTGGTCCTGGGCTCCAAGCCCAAGAATGACTGA
- a CDS encoding alpha/beta fold hydrolase, with protein MERRDVVDFGGSGQPILLLHGLMGRARTWWPVAQWLKRYGRVHGLDQRGHGHSPHRGFTSVSAEDPLAGSSVSAEDPLAGSSVSTEDFVADAAELLTELGPAVVIGHSMGGLHAWELAAHHPDLVRAVVVEDMAPDQRGKTVDAWRGYFDSWPVPFESLDHVRSFFGGPVGDYFTECVTEREDGYHLMADLEDLYVIAAEWGRRAYWDSVEKVACPLLAIEAEHTSMPPGQIRELAERAPDGRYVRIEGAGHVIHRDRPDAYRGAVEAFLSS; from the coding sequence GTGGAACGTCGCGATGTGGTCGACTTCGGCGGCTCGGGGCAGCCGATCCTGCTGCTGCACGGCCTGATGGGCCGGGCCCGGACGTGGTGGCCGGTGGCGCAGTGGCTCAAGCGCTACGGCCGGGTCCACGGCCTCGACCAGCGCGGCCACGGGCACAGTCCGCACAGGGGATTCACCAGCGTCAGCGCCGAAGACCCGCTTGCGGGGTCGAGCGTCAGCGCCGAAGACCCGCTTGCGGGGTCGAGCGTCAGCACCGAGGACTTCGTGGCGGACGCGGCGGAGCTGCTCACCGAGCTCGGGCCCGCCGTGGTGATCGGGCACTCGATGGGCGGGCTGCACGCGTGGGAGCTGGCCGCGCACCACCCGGACCTGGTCCGCGCGGTCGTGGTCGAGGACATGGCGCCTGACCAGCGCGGCAAGACGGTCGACGCCTGGCGCGGCTACTTCGACTCGTGGCCGGTGCCCTTCGAATCGCTGGACCACGTGCGCTCGTTCTTCGGCGGACCTGTCGGCGACTACTTCACGGAGTGCGTGACGGAGCGCGAGGACGGCTACCACCTCATGGCCGACCTGGAGGACCTCTACGTGATCGCGGCGGAGTGGGGGCGCCGCGCGTACTGGGACTCCGTCGAGAAGGTGGCCTGCCCGCTGCTGGCGATCGAGGCCGAACACACCTCGATGCCGCCGGGGCAGATCCGCGAGCTGGCCGAGCGCGCCCCGGACGGCCGCTACGTGCGGATCGAAGGCGCGGGCCACGTGATCCACCGCGACCGGCCCGACGCCTACCGCGGGGCGGTCGAGGCCTTCCTGTCGAGCTAG
- a CDS encoding 2'-5' RNA ligase family protein, which translates to MADVLRVFFDGEAEVAVRGLWRKLAKAGLPAPADKRPQLTLAAASAIPQKTRDELRSELEMLAMPSLWLRTLGTFTSTESVLMLGAVVDGELLAVHSAVHDVLAGKVKNPSAYYLPGSWLPHCVLAQGCSDAEIVTGFTALHPVEPIRADVAEVGIVDTRTGAVDVLL; encoded by the coding sequence ATGGCTGACGTGCTGCGCGTCTTCTTCGACGGCGAAGCGGAAGTCGCCGTGCGAGGACTGTGGCGCAAGCTCGCCAAAGCCGGGCTCCCCGCTCCGGCCGACAAACGACCGCAGCTGACGCTCGCGGCGGCGAGCGCGATCCCGCAGAAGACGCGGGACGAACTGCGTTCCGAGCTGGAAATGCTCGCCATGCCGTCGTTGTGGCTGCGCACGCTCGGCACGTTCACGTCGACGGAGAGCGTGCTCATGCTCGGCGCGGTGGTGGACGGCGAACTGCTCGCGGTGCACTCCGCCGTGCACGACGTGTTGGCAGGCAAGGTGAAGAACCCCTCGGCGTACTACCTGCCCGGTTCGTGGCTACCGCATTGCGTTCTCGCACAAGGATGTTCGGACGCGGAGATCGTCACCGGCTTCACCGCGCTGCACCCGGTCGAGCCCATCCGCGCCGACGTCGCCGAGGTCGGGATCGTGGACACCCGCACCGGCGCGGTGGACGTGCTGCTCTAG
- a CDS encoding HhH-GPD family protein — protein MSVRLEPEVLVDWFDRVARDLPWRRPDCDAWGVLVSEIMLQQTPVNRVQPIWLEWMERWPKPSALAAASQGDVVRAWGKLGYPRRALRLHAAATAIAAEHGDVVPSNVDTLLALPGIGEYTARAVAAFAYGQRCPVVDTNVRRVVARAVHGAGDAGPPSTKRDLADVEALLPKEDAFAARYSAALMELGAIVCVARTPRCADCPVYDSCAWQEAGRPAYAGPAKAVQKFAGTDRQVRGRLLDVLRDAPGPVTRAQLDAAWSEAGQRDRCLDSLLVDGLIEQTAGGLFSLPGDGGDHG, from the coding sequence ATGAGCGTGAGACTGGAACCAGAGGTGCTGGTCGACTGGTTCGACCGGGTGGCCCGCGACCTGCCGTGGCGGCGCCCCGACTGCGACGCCTGGGGCGTGCTGGTCAGCGAGATCATGCTGCAGCAGACCCCGGTCAACCGGGTCCAGCCGATCTGGCTGGAGTGGATGGAGCGCTGGCCCAAACCGTCCGCGCTGGCCGCGGCGAGCCAGGGCGACGTGGTCCGCGCGTGGGGCAAGCTCGGCTACCCCCGCCGGGCGCTGCGACTGCACGCGGCGGCGACCGCGATCGCCGCGGAGCACGGCGACGTTGTACCGTCCAATGTGGACACTCTGCTGGCGCTGCCGGGCATCGGCGAGTACACAGCCCGTGCCGTCGCCGCTTTCGCGTACGGGCAAAGGTGTCCCGTGGTGGACACCAATGTCCGTCGGGTCGTCGCCCGCGCGGTGCACGGCGCCGGTGACGCGGGACCGCCGTCGACCAAACGCGATCTGGCGGACGTGGAAGCGTTGCTGCCCAAGGAAGACGCCTTTGCTGCGCGGTACTCGGCCGCGCTGATGGAACTCGGTGCGATCGTCTGTGTGGCACGTACTCCGCGCTGCGCCGACTGCCCGGTCTATGACAGCTGCGCCTGGCAGGAGGCGGGTCGTCCGGCCTACGCGGGTCCGGCGAAGGCCGTGCAGAAGTTCGCGGGCACCGATCGTCAGGTCCGCGGACGCCTCCTGGACGTGCTGCGCGACGCGCCCGGCCCGGTCACCCGTGCCCAGCTCGACGCCGCCTGGTCCGAGGCGGGCCAACGGGACCGCTGCCTGGACTCCCTGCTGGTGGACGGCCTCATCGAGCAGACCGCCGGTGGGCTGTTCTCCTTGCCGGGCGACGGGGGCGACCATGGCTGA
- a CDS encoding short-chain fatty acid transporter — translation MARATERDNPLARIASRFTAFTERWLPDAFGFVLIGTFVVFAAGLLSGERITAMVDSWGKGVWSLVTFTLQMAMIIIGGYAVATARPMAKLITRLATVPRNPRAAVAFTAAVSMATAYLNWAFSLIFTAILAREIARVLRGVDYRAIGAMAFLGLGTVWAQGLSGSAALQVASAESSPKAVQEVIRAGRGDGLIPLTETIFLWQGVVSTLIVAVVAVVFAWFIAPTGNRVKTAEDLGIELRPIVGEPDDAEAGRPGDWLENSPLFSIAIFALGLWYLVRYFAAAPGNPLNALDLNTVNLILLLVALILHWRPRRLVKAVRDGAPAASGVLLQFPLYGGIFGMIAYTGLSSTIASWLVGVSNAFFYPALIAVYSCVLGVFVPSGGSKWVIEAPYVIDAANQLGVHQGWMVVVYDLGEASANLLQPFWMLPTLAILGLKARDIMGYTFAMFLVCFPAVLVLVTLFVP, via the coding sequence ATGGCTCGCGCGACGGAACGGGACAACCCGCTGGCACGGATCGCCTCGCGGTTCACCGCGTTCACCGAACGCTGGTTGCCGGACGCGTTCGGCTTCGTGCTGATCGGCACCTTCGTGGTCTTCGCGGCCGGGCTGCTCAGCGGCGAGCGGATCACCGCCATGGTCGACTCCTGGGGCAAGGGCGTCTGGAGCCTGGTCACCTTCACCCTGCAGATGGCGATGATCATCATCGGCGGGTACGCGGTGGCGACGGCGCGGCCGATGGCGAAGCTGATCACCCGGCTGGCCACCGTGCCGAGGAACCCGCGCGCGGCCGTGGCGTTCACCGCCGCCGTCTCGATGGCGACGGCGTACCTCAACTGGGCCTTCTCGTTGATCTTCACGGCGATCCTGGCCAGGGAGATCGCCAGGGTGCTGCGCGGGGTCGACTACCGGGCGATCGGGGCAATGGCCTTCCTGGGCCTGGGAACCGTGTGGGCGCAAGGGCTTTCCGGCTCGGCGGCGCTCCAGGTGGCCAGCGCCGAGTCCAGCCCGAAGGCCGTCCAGGAGGTGATCAGGGCGGGGCGCGGTGACGGGCTGATCCCGCTCACCGAGACCATCTTCCTGTGGCAGGGCGTGGTGTCCACCCTGATCGTCGCCGTGGTGGCGGTGGTGTTCGCGTGGTTCATCGCGCCCACCGGCAACCGCGTGAAGACCGCCGAGGACCTGGGAATCGAGCTGCGCCCGATCGTCGGTGAACCCGATGACGCCGAAGCCGGACGCCCCGGCGACTGGCTCGAGAACAGCCCCCTGTTCTCCATCGCGATCTTCGCTCTCGGCCTGTGGTACCTCGTGCGCTACTTCGCCGCGGCACCGGGGAACCCGCTCAACGCGCTGGACCTCAACACCGTCAACCTGATCCTGCTGCTGGTGGCGCTGATCCTGCACTGGCGCCCGCGCAGGCTGGTCAAGGCCGTGCGCGACGGTGCCCCCGCCGCGTCCGGGGTGCTGCTGCAGTTCCCGTTGTACGGCGGGATCTTCGGCATGATCGCCTACACCGGGCTGTCCTCGACGATCGCGAGCTGGTTGGTCGGGGTGTCCAACGCCTTCTTCTACCCGGCCCTGATCGCGGTCTACTCGTGCGTGCTCGGCGTGTTCGTGCCCAGCGGCGGCAGCAAGTGGGTGATCGAGGCGCCCTACGTGATCGACGCGGCCAACCAGCTCGGCGTGCACCAGGGGTGGATGGTGGTGGTCTACGACCTCGGTGAGGCCAGCGCGAACCTCTTGCAGCCCTTCTGGATGCTGCCCACGCTGGCCATCCTCGGCCTGAAGGCGCGGGACATCATGGGCTACACGTTCGCGATGTTCCTCGTGTGCTTCCCCGCGGTGCTCGTGCTGGTGACGCTCTTCGTGCCCTAG
- a CDS encoding beta-class carbonic anhydrase → MTAISELLARHAKTRDLGHPEIQTPVPSLGVTIVTCMDARIKVFDVFGLKHGEAHILRNAGGVVTEDVIRSLTISQRLLGTREVIVVQHTNCGLSQITDDDFKTLVEEDTGLRPTWAVEAFREVKDSVRVSVERVRRSAFLPSTDNVRGFVYDVATGLLDEVV, encoded by the coding sequence ATGACCGCGATCAGCGAGCTGCTGGCCAGGCACGCCAAGACCAGGGACCTCGGGCACCCGGAGATCCAGACCCCGGTGCCCAGCCTGGGGGTCACGATCGTGACCTGCATGGACGCCCGGATCAAGGTGTTCGACGTCTTCGGGCTCAAGCACGGCGAGGCGCACATCCTGCGCAACGCGGGCGGCGTCGTCACCGAGGACGTGATCCGCTCGTTGACGATCAGCCAGCGCCTGCTCGGCACGCGCGAGGTGATCGTCGTGCAGCACACCAACTGCGGTCTCTCGCAGATCACCGACGACGACTTCAAGACCTTGGTCGAGGAGGACACCGGCCTGCGCCCGACGTGGGCGGTGGAAGCCTTCCGCGAGGTGAAGGACAGCGTGCGGGTGTCGGTGGAACGGGTGCGGCGGAGCGCTTTCCTGCCGAGCACCGACAACGTGCGCGGCTTCGTCTACGACGTGGCGACCGGCCTGCTGGACGAGGTCGTCTAG
- the disA gene encoding DNA integrity scanning diadenylate cyclase DisA, translating into MVSERGQSELVRATLARLAPGTPLRDGLERVLRGRTGGLIVLGHDEVVEALCDGGFELDVEFSSTRLRELSKMDGALVLSTDAKRIVRANVQLVPDATIPTEESGTRHRTAERTAIQTGHPVISVSQSMSIISVYADGGRHVLTDSATIMSLANQALATLERYRARLDEVTKALSALETEDFVLLRDAMTVVQRLEMVERIANEITGHVVELGVDGRLIELQLDELLGGVELDRELVLRDYAVENLTPAELAEVSVALSELDSTELLDLCTIACVFGYPADVNALETQLRPRGYRLLARVPRLPVPVQHRLVEHFGSLQALLSATVSDLQEVEGVGETRARVVRESLSRLAETSIIERYG; encoded by the coding sequence GTGGTGAGCGAACGGGGGCAGTCCGAGCTGGTGCGCGCGACGCTCGCGCGCCTGGCACCGGGCACGCCGCTGCGGGACGGGCTGGAGCGCGTCCTGCGGGGGCGGACCGGCGGCCTGATCGTGCTCGGCCACGACGAGGTGGTGGAGGCGCTCTGCGACGGCGGGTTCGAGCTGGACGTGGAGTTCAGCTCCACCCGGCTCCGCGAACTGTCCAAAATGGACGGAGCGCTGGTGCTGTCGACCGACGCGAAGCGGATCGTCCGGGCCAACGTGCAGCTGGTGCCGGACGCGACCATCCCGACGGAGGAGTCCGGCACCCGGCACCGCACCGCCGAGCGCACCGCGATCCAGACCGGCCACCCGGTGATCTCGGTCAGCCAGTCGATGAGCATCATCAGCGTCTACGCCGACGGCGGGCGGCACGTGCTGACCGACTCCGCGACGATCATGTCCCTGGCCAACCAGGCCCTGGCGACGCTGGAGCGCTACCGGGCCCGGCTGGACGAGGTGACCAAGGCCCTGTCCGCACTGGAGACCGAGGACTTCGTCCTGCTCAGGGATGCCATGACGGTGGTGCAGCGGCTGGAGATGGTCGAGCGCATCGCCAACGAGATCACCGGGCACGTGGTCGAACTGGGCGTGGACGGGCGGCTGATCGAGCTGCAGCTGGACGAGCTGCTCGGCGGGGTCGAACTGGACCGCGAGCTGGTGCTGCGGGACTACGCCGTCGAGAACCTCACCCCGGCGGAGCTGGCCGAGGTCTCCGTGGCGCTGAGCGAACTGGACAGCACGGAGCTGCTGGACCTGTGCACCATCGCGTGCGTCTTCGGCTACCCGGCCGACGTGAACGCGCTCGAAACTCAGCTGCGGCCGCGTGGATACCGCCTGCTGGCAAGGGTTCCGCGGCTGCCCGTCCCGGTGCAGCACCGGCTGGTCGAGCACTTCGGCTCGTTGCAGGCGCTGCTGTCGGCGACCGTGAGCGACCTCCAGGAGGTCGAGGGCGTCGGCGAGACGAGGGCCCGCGTGGTGCGCGAGAGCCTGTCCCGGCTGGCCGAGACCTCGATCATCGAACGCTACGGCTAG
- a CDS encoding RNA polymerase sigma factor — protein sequence MQTEIVLEPGPEEPPDLCGPDGDAAVLALYDAHSRSLHRYLARRVGQDLADDLVAEAFLVMWERRADYDPSRAGARAWLFGIATNLARMHERTEVRKLRAWARELGRGLDVEAPDSRAAAAVDAAHDVGRYAEALAGLRPEERDVLLLTAWADLSPTEIARVLDLRVTTVRTRLHRARGRLLRRGGKP from the coding sequence GTGCAGACTGAGATCGTGCTGGAACCGGGACCGGAGGAGCCGCCGGACCTGTGCGGGCCGGATGGCGACGCGGCCGTCCTGGCCCTCTACGACGCGCACTCCCGGTCGCTCCACCGCTATCTGGCCCGCCGGGTCGGCCAGGACCTCGCGGACGACCTGGTGGCCGAAGCCTTCCTGGTCATGTGGGAACGGCGTGCCGACTACGACCCGAGCCGAGCCGGTGCCCGAGCGTGGCTGTTCGGGATCGCCACCAACCTCGCCCGGATGCACGAGCGCACCGAGGTGCGCAAGCTGAGGGCCTGGGCGAGGGAACTGGGGCGGGGGCTCGACGTCGAGGCGCCGGACTCGCGTGCGGCGGCCGCGGTCGACGCCGCGCACGACGTCGGCCGTTACGCCGAGGCGCTGGCCGGGCTCCGGCCGGAGGAGCGCGACGTGCTGCTGCTGACCGCCTGGGCCGACCTGAGCCCGACCGAGATCGCCAGAGTGCTCGATCTCCGCGTCACCACAGTGCGAACCCGTCTGCACAGGGCGCGCGGCCGCCTGCTCCGGAGAGGGGGAAAGCCATGA